One Roseomonas gilardii subsp. gilardii genomic region harbors:
- a CDS encoding isocitrate/isopropylmalate family dehydrogenase, whose product MRRFPSMFEPIHGSAFDIAGKGIANPIATFWTGAQMLEHLGEKEAAARLMRAVERLTASGLLTPDLGGKATTKEVTEAVCDAIHSANV is encoded by the coding sequence GTGCGCCGCTTCCCCTCGATGTTCGAGCCGATCCACGGCTCGGCCTTCGACATCGCCGGCAAGGGCATCGCCAACCCCATCGCCACCTTCTGGACCGGCGCGCAGATGCTGGAGCACCTGGGCGAGAAGGAGGCCGCAGCGCGGCTGATGCGCGCGGTGGAGCGGCTGACCGCCAGCGGCCTCCTCACCCCCGACCTGGGCGGCAAGGCGACCACGAAGGAGGTGACCGAGGCGGTCTGCGACGCTATCCACAGCGCCAACGTCTGA